The proteins below come from a single Streptomyces tubercidicus genomic window:
- the lnt gene encoding apolipoprotein N-acyltransferase: protein MPSGSDTTEEAVSGSTPDGPVPLAAPASAAAPARPGRARRLAALARREAPRTGLAVVAGLLLGLAFPPYDLWPLSLVSVAALSLLTRGRTARQGAWTGFAFGLSFFVLLLKWLHVIGWDAVVGLSIAEACFLALLGAGLAVTSRLPGWPVWTACLWVAQEWARDRLPLGGFPWGRLAFAHTGSPLTPLAALGGAPLVTFAVALAAALLAACAGTLWGLRENGSLRRAVPALEAFGLAAAVTLAGVLVPVPTKADDTVDIAVVQGNVQSPGMDFLGRPMMITDNHATATEKLAADVKAGKAKKPDLVIWPENSSDLDPYQYPQAYDRIDQAVKAIGVPVLVGALVDHPTKEGYVFNEGIVWDPKKGPGASYTKQHPVPFGEYVPFKEQLSKIITRFQRVTRNFYPGDHTGLLKVGPARLGDVICFEVAYDQIVHDTVNAGARALVVQTNNATYGRTGQPEQQLAMSKLRAVEHGRAVVTAATSGISAVVAPDGTVTHRIPEFTQGVVSARIPLRDETTLADRVGAAPEWALAIVGLLSCAAAAAIGRRGRTKDEKGQQ, encoded by the coding sequence GTGCCATCGGGCTCCGACACCACCGAAGAAGCCGTCAGCGGCAGTACGCCCGACGGCCCGGTGCCCCTCGCCGCGCCGGCCTCCGCAGCCGCGCCCGCACGCCCCGGACGCGCCCGGCGTCTTGCCGCACTGGCCCGCCGTGAGGCACCGCGCACCGGCCTCGCGGTCGTCGCCGGTCTCCTGCTCGGACTCGCCTTCCCGCCGTACGACCTGTGGCCGCTGTCCCTGGTGTCGGTCGCCGCGCTGTCGCTGCTGACCCGCGGCCGTACCGCCCGCCAGGGAGCCTGGACGGGCTTCGCGTTCGGGCTCTCGTTCTTCGTGCTCCTGCTGAAGTGGCTGCATGTCATCGGCTGGGACGCGGTGGTGGGCCTCTCGATCGCCGAGGCGTGCTTCCTGGCGCTGCTGGGCGCGGGGCTCGCCGTCACCTCCCGGCTGCCGGGCTGGCCGGTGTGGACCGCCTGTCTGTGGGTCGCCCAGGAGTGGGCCCGCGACCGGCTGCCGCTCGGCGGGTTCCCGTGGGGACGGCTGGCGTTCGCCCACACCGGTTCGCCGCTCACCCCGCTCGCCGCGCTCGGTGGCGCCCCGCTGGTGACCTTCGCCGTCGCGCTGGCCGCGGCGCTGCTCGCCGCCTGCGCCGGCACCCTCTGGGGGCTGCGCGAGAACGGGTCGCTGCGCCGGGCCGTTCCGGCGCTGGAGGCGTTCGGGCTGGCCGCCGCGGTCACGCTGGCCGGTGTGCTGGTGCCCGTCCCCACGAAGGCCGATGACACCGTGGACATCGCTGTCGTCCAGGGCAACGTCCAGTCACCCGGGATGGACTTCCTCGGCCGGCCCATGATGATCACGGACAACCACGCCACCGCCACCGAGAAGCTCGCCGCCGACGTCAAGGCCGGGAAGGCCAAGAAGCCGGACCTGGTGATCTGGCCGGAGAACTCCTCCGACCTCGATCCGTACCAGTACCCGCAGGCGTACGACCGGATCGACCAGGCCGTGAAAGCCATCGGCGTGCCCGTCCTCGTAGGCGCTCTGGTGGATCACCCCACCAAGGAGGGCTACGTCTTCAACGAGGGCATCGTCTGGGACCCGAAGAAGGGGCCCGGCGCCTCCTACACCAAGCAGCACCCGGTGCCGTTCGGCGAGTACGTGCCGTTCAAGGAGCAGCTCAGCAAGATCATCACGCGCTTCCAGCGGGTGACCCGCAACTTCTACCCCGGTGACCACACCGGCCTGCTCAAGGTCGGCCCCGCCCGGCTCGGCGATGTCATCTGTTTCGAGGTCGCCTACGACCAGATCGTCCACGACACCGTCAACGCCGGCGCCCGCGCCCTGGTCGTCCAGACGAACAATGCCACCTACGGCCGCACCGGCCAGCCCGAGCAGCAGCTGGCGATGTCCAAGCTGCGTGCCGTCGAACACGGCCGCGCCGTGGTCACCGCGGCCACCAGCGGGATCAGCGCGGTGGTCGCCCCCGACGGCACGGTCACCCACCGGATCCCCGAGTTCACGCAGGGCGTGGTCTCCGCGCGGATTCCGCTGCGGGACGAAACGACGCTCGCCGACCGCGTCGGTGCCGCTCCGGAGTGGGCGCTCGCTATCGTGGGCCTTCTGTCCTGCGCCGCCGCGGCAGCCATCGGCCGGCGTGGGCGCACGAAGGACGAGAAGGGGCAGCAGTGA
- a CDS encoding amidohydrolase — MSEHTPDPARQHPNGPARPRTVLLRGGEVHSPADPFATAMVVEGDRIAWVGEEGAADSFAEGVDEVIPLDGALVTPAFTDAHVHTTATGLALTGLDLSGAGTLSDALTRIRGYAAARQADRILLGHGWDASAWPEGRPPSRVELDAATGGRPLYLTRVDVHSAVVTTALLDLVPGVRELAGFRADAPLTGDAHHAVRQAAYATVTPAQRAEAQRATLARAASLGIGSLHECAGPDISGEDDFTALLALAREGNGPRVVGYWAETVATAKDAQRIRELGAIGAAGDLFADGSLGSHTAHLHAPYADSPSHTGAAHLDAEAVAAHVAACTEAGLQAGFHAIGDAALTGVVDGVRAAAERVGLDRIRAARHRVEHAEMLTERTIAGFADLALTASVQPAFDAAWGGEDGMYAARLGADRARTLNPYAALLKAGVPLALGSDSPVTPLDPWGTVRAAVFHRTRAHGISARAAFTAHTRGGWRAIGRDDAGVLVPGAPADYAVWRTGELLVQAPDERVERWSTDPRSGTPGLPDLTPGNDLPVCLRTVVGGRTVFGPPNE; from the coding sequence ATGAGCGAGCACACCCCCGATCCGGCCCGACAGCACCCCAACGGCCCGGCCCGTCCCCGTACGGTCCTGCTGCGCGGCGGTGAGGTGCACAGCCCCGCCGACCCCTTCGCCACCGCCATGGTCGTCGAAGGCGACCGCATCGCCTGGGTCGGTGAGGAGGGCGCGGCCGACTCCTTCGCCGAAGGGGTCGACGAGGTCATCCCGCTCGACGGTGCGCTGGTCACCCCGGCGTTCACGGACGCACATGTGCACACCACCGCGACGGGGCTCGCGCTCACCGGACTCGACCTGTCCGGTGCCGGCACGCTGTCCGATGCACTGACCCGTATCCGCGGATACGCGGCCGCGCGGCAGGCGGACCGGATTCTGCTCGGGCACGGCTGGGACGCCAGCGCCTGGCCGGAGGGCCGCCCGCCGTCCCGCGTGGAACTGGACGCGGCCACCGGCGGCCGGCCGCTCTACCTCACCCGGGTGGATGTGCACTCCGCGGTGGTGACGACGGCGCTGCTCGATCTGGTCCCCGGCGTGCGCGAACTGGCCGGCTTCCGGGCCGACGCCCCGCTGACCGGTGACGCCCACCACGCGGTGCGCCAGGCCGCGTACGCCACTGTCACCCCCGCCCAGCGCGCCGAGGCCCAGCGGGCCACGCTCGCCCGCGCCGCCTCGCTCGGCATCGGCAGCCTGCACGAGTGCGCGGGCCCGGACATCTCCGGGGAGGACGACTTCACGGCGCTGCTCGCCCTGGCCCGGGAGGGGAACGGCCCGCGCGTCGTCGGCTACTGGGCCGAGACGGTCGCGACCGCAAAGGACGCCCAGCGGATCCGGGAACTCGGGGCCATCGGCGCCGCGGGCGACCTCTTCGCCGACGGCTCGCTCGGCTCGCACACCGCCCATCTGCACGCCCCGTACGCGGATTCCCCCAGCCACACCGGCGCCGCGCACCTCGACGCCGAGGCAGTCGCCGCCCATGTCGCCGCCTGCACCGAGGCCGGACTCCAGGCCGGCTTCCACGCCATCGGGGACGCGGCCCTGACCGGCGTCGTCGACGGCGTACGGGCCGCAGCCGAGCGCGTCGGCCTGGACCGGATCCGGGCCGCCCGGCACCGCGTCGAGCACGCCGAAATGCTCACCGAGCGCACCATCGCCGGCTTCGCCGACCTCGCCCTGACCGCCTCCGTCCAGCCCGCCTTCGACGCGGCATGGGGCGGCGAGGACGGCATGTACGCGGCCCGGCTCGGCGCCGACCGTGCCCGCACCCTCAACCCGTACGCCGCGCTGCTCAAGGCCGGGGTCCCGCTCGCCCTCGGATCCGACAGCCCGGTCACCCCGCTCGACCCCTGGGGCACCGTACGGGCCGCCGTCTTCCACCGCACCCGCGCCCATGGCATCTCCGCCCGCGCCGCGTTCACCGCCCACACCCGCGGCGGCTGGCGCGCCATCGGCCGGGACGACGCGGGCGTCCTGGTGCCCGGCGCCCCCGCCGACTACGCGGTCTGGCGCACCGGCGAACTGCTCGTCCAGGCCCCCGATGAGCGGGTGGAGCGCTGGTCCACCGACCCCCGCTCCGGTACCCCCGGCCTGCCCGATCTCACCCCCGGCAACGACCTCCCGGTCTGCCTGCGGACGGTCGTTGGCGGGCGAACGGTCTTCGGACCGCCGAACGAGTGA
- a CDS encoding Lrp/AsnC family transcriptional regulator: protein MEELDRQIVDLLVKDGRMSYTDLGKATGLSTSAVHQRVRRLEQRGVIRGYAAIVDPEAVGLPLTAFISVKPFDPSAPDDIADRLAEVPELEACHSVAGDENYILKVRVATPLELEHLLTRIRTLAGVSTRTTVVLSTPYEARPPRI, encoded by the coding sequence GTGGAGGAGTTGGACCGACAAATCGTGGATCTGCTCGTCAAGGACGGGCGGATGAGCTACACCGACCTGGGCAAGGCCACCGGCCTGTCCACTTCGGCGGTGCACCAACGGGTGCGCCGCCTGGAGCAGCGCGGTGTCATCAGGGGCTATGCCGCCATCGTGGACCCCGAAGCGGTGGGGCTGCCGCTCACCGCCTTCATCTCGGTCAAACCCTTCGACCCCAGCGCGCCGGACGATATCGCCGACCGCCTGGCCGAGGTCCCCGAGCTGGAGGCCTGCCACAGCGTCGCGGGCGATGAGAACTACATCCTCAAGGTGCGGGTCGCCACCCCCTTGGAGCTGGAGCATCTGCTCACCCGCATACGGACCCTCGCCGGTGTCTCGACCCGCACCACGGTCGTGCTCTCCACGCCCTACGAGGCCCGTCCGCCGCGCATCTGA
- a CDS encoding phosphotransferase family protein — translation MTAPPPPAATPGGNHPEGAPAGRRPRTTTRDPEALTHRLTAWLGTRLPGARAVAATVPDSNGMSSETLLFDIDRPEPPPGLPATPGQGTAPLACALRLAADPAAYSVFPRYDMARQYRTMRLVAARTDLPVPRTFWLEEDPAHLGAPFFVMARAEGRVPPDVMPYTYEGNWLHGATDAQRDHLEAASVSVLARLHDQVPPAEADFLATPGTGSALHRHVEAQRAYYTWVVDGRPRSPLIERGFARLADHWPSDPGETVLSWGDARIGNIVYDGFEPAAVLDWEMAALGPRELDLGWLVYLHRFFQDLAEAGGQRGLPGLLTRDRVESRYAALTGHPPREMDFHTLYAALRHAIVMLRVAYRQVHFGEVPVPEDADALILHREALEAMIEGRYW, via the coding sequence ATGACGGCGCCTCCGCCGCCCGCCGCCACCCCCGGCGGAAACCACCCCGAAGGGGCGCCCGCGGGGCGCCGCCCCCGCACCACCACCCGCGACCCCGAAGCCCTCACCCACCGGCTCACCGCCTGGCTCGGCACCCGGCTGCCCGGCGCCCGCGCCGTCGCCGCGACCGTCCCGGACTCCAACGGCATGTCCAGCGAGACACTGCTCTTCGACATCGACCGCCCCGAGCCGCCGCCCGGCCTCCCGGCCACGCCCGGCCAGGGAACGGCGCCCCTCGCCTGCGCGCTGCGACTCGCCGCAGACCCCGCCGCGTACAGCGTCTTCCCCCGGTACGACATGGCCCGCCAGTACCGCACCATGCGCCTGGTCGCCGCCCGCACCGACCTCCCGGTGCCGCGCACCTTCTGGCTGGAGGAGGACCCGGCACACCTCGGCGCACCGTTCTTCGTCATGGCCCGCGCCGAGGGCCGCGTCCCACCGGACGTCATGCCCTATACGTACGAGGGGAATTGGCTCCACGGTGCCACCGACGCCCAGCGCGACCACCTGGAAGCCGCCAGCGTCTCGGTCCTCGCCAGGCTGCACGACCAAGTCCCGCCCGCCGAGGCCGACTTCCTCGCCACCCCCGGCACCGGAAGCGCGCTGCACCGTCATGTCGAGGCCCAACGCGCCTACTACACCTGGGTCGTTGACGGCCGCCCGCGCTCCCCGCTCATCGAGCGCGGCTTCGCCCGGCTGGCCGACCACTGGCCGTCAGACCCCGGCGAGACCGTGCTGAGCTGGGGCGACGCCCGGATCGGCAATATCGTCTACGACGGATTCGAACCGGCCGCCGTCCTCGACTGGGAGATGGCCGCCCTCGGGCCCCGCGAACTCGACCTGGGCTGGCTGGTCTATCTCCACCGCTTCTTCCAGGACCTCGCCGAAGCCGGCGGCCAACGGGGACTGCCCGGCCTTCTGACCCGCGACCGTGTCGAGAGCCGCTATGCCGCTCTCACCGGACACCCGCCCCGCGAAATGGACTTCCACACCCTCTACGCGGCCCTGCGGCACGCCATCGTGATGCTGCGAGTGGCCTACCGCCAGGTCCACTTCGGTGAGGTGCCGGTCCCGGAGGACGCCGATGCGCTGATCCTCCACCGGGAAGCGCTGGAGGCGATGATCGAGGGCCGCTACTGGTGA
- a CDS encoding acyl-CoA dehydrogenase family protein, whose amino-acid sequence MTEYGPRPVDRRLPTEEARDLLTLVRELADREIRPTAAEEEDAGHFPRATFTLLSEAGLLSLPYDEEFGGGGQPYEVYLQVLEELAAARLTVGLGVSVHTLACHALAGYGSKEQRAEHLPDMLGGGLLGAYCLSEPSSGSDAASLTTRATRDGEVWTLEGTKAWTTHGGVADFYTVLARTGGSGAHGITAFLVPGDTKGLSAAVPERKMGMKGSPTAQLHFDAVQIPDSRRIGDEGQGFAIALSALDSGRLGIAACAIGVAQAALDEALTYTAERRQFGRPIVDFQGLRFMLADMATQIEAGRALYLTAARLRDAGLAFSKEAAMAKLFCTDTAMRVTTDAVQLLGGYGYTLDFPAERYMREAKVLQIVEGTNQIQRMVIARHLAGPEQR is encoded by the coding sequence ATGACCGAGTACGGCCCCCGGCCGGTGGACCGCAGGCTGCCCACCGAAGAAGCCCGTGACCTGCTGACGCTCGTACGCGAGCTCGCCGATCGCGAAATCCGGCCGACGGCCGCCGAGGAGGAGGACGCCGGCCATTTCCCGCGCGCGACCTTCACCCTGCTGTCGGAAGCCGGACTGCTGTCGCTGCCCTACGACGAGGAATTCGGCGGTGGCGGCCAGCCCTACGAGGTGTACCTCCAGGTTCTGGAGGAGCTCGCCGCCGCCCGGCTCACCGTCGGCCTCGGCGTCAGCGTGCACACTCTCGCCTGTCATGCCCTTGCCGGATACGGCAGCAAGGAGCAGCGCGCCGAACACCTTCCGGACATGCTCGGTGGTGGACTCCTCGGTGCTTACTGCCTCTCCGAGCCCTCCTCGGGCTCCGATGCCGCCTCCCTGACCACCCGGGCCACCCGGGACGGCGAGGTCTGGACGCTGGAGGGCACCAAGGCCTGGACCACCCACGGCGGCGTGGCCGACTTCTACACCGTGCTGGCCCGCACCGGCGGCAGCGGTGCCCATGGCATCACCGCGTTCCTCGTGCCCGGCGACACCAAGGGGCTGAGCGCCGCGGTACCGGAGCGCAAGATGGGCATGAAGGGCTCCCCGACCGCCCAGCTGCACTTCGACGCCGTGCAGATCCCCGACTCCCGCCGTATCGGGGACGAGGGGCAGGGCTTCGCCATCGCCCTGTCCGCCCTGGACTCCGGGCGCCTGGGCATCGCGGCCTGCGCCATCGGCGTCGCCCAGGCGGCGCTGGACGAGGCGCTCACGTACACCGCCGAGCGCCGGCAATTCGGCCGCCCGATCGTCGACTTCCAGGGTCTGCGCTTCATGCTCGCCGACATGGCGACGCAGATCGAGGCGGGCCGCGCGCTCTACCTCACCGCCGCCCGGCTGCGCGACGCCGGTCTGGCGTTCTCCAAGGAAGCGGCGATGGCCAAGCTGTTCTGCACCGACACCGCGATGCGGGTGACCACCGACGCCGTCCAGCTCCTCGGCGGCTACGGCTACACCCTCGACTTCCCGGCCGAGCGCTATATGCGGGAGGCCAAGGTGCTGCAGATCGTCGAGGGCACCAACCAGATCCAGCGGATGGTCATCGCCCGCCATCTCGCGGGCCCCGAGCAGCGCTGA
- a CDS encoding glycoside hydrolase family 18 protein has protein sequence MLRPHRIRSPRTVIAAATALCTAALAGTLLAGPASASPANAPTAPGDPAPAAPAAAGGKVVGYFTNWGVYDRNYHVKNIETSGSAAKLTHINYAFGNVQGGKCAIGDSYADYDKAYTADQSVDGAADTWDNGALRGNFYQLRKLKKLHPNLKVIWSFGGWTWSGGFGEAAKNPAAFAQSCYDLVEDKRWADVFDGIDIDWEYPNACGLTCDTSGRDAFTNVLKALRSKFGQSNLVTAAITADASAGGKIDAADYAGAAQYVDWYNPMTYDYFGAWDAKGPTAPHSPLTSYSGIPKAGFNSTDTLAKLKGLGVPASKLLLGIGFYGRGWSGVTQDAPGGTATGAAPGKYEAGIDDYKVLKSRCPATGKVGGTAYAKCGDQWWSYDTPETIGAKMAFKDAQGLGGTFFWELSGDTANGELIKAIK, from the coding sequence ATGCTCAGACCGCACCGGATACGGTCACCGCGCACAGTGATCGCCGCCGCCACCGCGCTGTGTACGGCCGCCCTGGCCGGCACCCTGCTCGCCGGACCGGCCTCCGCCAGCCCCGCGAACGCCCCCACCGCACCGGGCGACCCGGCCCCGGCGGCACCCGCCGCGGCGGGCGGCAAGGTCGTCGGATACTTCACCAACTGGGGTGTGTACGACCGCAATTACCACGTCAAGAACATCGAGACCTCGGGCTCGGCGGCCAAACTGACCCACATCAACTACGCCTTCGGCAATGTCCAGGGCGGCAAATGCGCCATCGGCGACTCCTACGCCGACTACGACAAGGCCTACACCGCCGACCAGAGCGTCGACGGTGCGGCGGACACCTGGGACAACGGCGCACTGCGCGGCAACTTCTACCAGCTCAGAAAGCTCAAGAAGCTGCACCCGAACCTCAAGGTGATCTGGTCGTTCGGCGGCTGGACCTGGTCGGGCGGCTTCGGCGAGGCCGCCAAGAACCCGGCCGCCTTCGCGCAGTCCTGCTACGACCTGGTCGAGGACAAGCGCTGGGCGGATGTCTTCGACGGCATCGACATCGACTGGGAGTACCCCAACGCCTGCGGTCTGACCTGCGACACCAGCGGCCGGGACGCCTTCACCAACGTGCTGAAGGCGCTGCGGTCGAAGTTCGGCCAGAGCAATCTGGTGACCGCCGCGATCACCGCGGACGCCTCGGCCGGGGGCAAGATCGACGCCGCCGATTACGCGGGCGCGGCCCAGTACGTCGACTGGTACAACCCCATGACCTACGACTACTTCGGCGCCTGGGACGCCAAGGGCCCGACGGCTCCGCACTCCCCGCTGACCTCGTACAGCGGCATCCCGAAGGCCGGGTTCAACAGCACCGACACCCTCGCCAAGCTCAAGGGCCTGGGCGTCCCGGCGAGCAAGCTGCTGCTGGGCATCGGCTTCTACGGCCGTGGCTGGTCGGGCGTCACCCAGGACGCACCGGGCGGTACGGCGACCGGCGCGGCACCGGGCAAGTACGAGGCCGGCATCGACGACTACAAGGTGCTCAAGAGCCGCTGCCCGGCCACCGGCAAGGTGGGCGGCACCGCCTACGCCAAGTGCGGCGACCAGTGGTGGAGCTATGACACCCCGGAGACCATCGGCGCGAAGATGGCCTTCAAGGACGCGCAGGGGCTGGGCGGCACGTTCTTCTGGGAGCTGAGCGGCGACACCGCCAACGGTGAGCTGATCAAGGCGATCAAGTAG
- a CDS encoding GAF domain-containing protein: MVNPWLAMETGADPVERTRTVRRAHAAFLADGTVAPPVRRVVADSWRRSADAHAAADGAAPIDLDGATLGAYRDGHPLARVMPVFRELLGSFAQDGAHLLAVCDSQGRLLWVEGHRGVRRSAERMNFVVGARWDERHAGTNAPGTALAADHPVQIFAAEHYNRQVQRWSCAAAPLHDPRTGRLLGAVDITGGDHVASPHSLALVQATARAAEAHLASGVPELGVCLSALGRDEALLVMDGERLRLGRRHSEIMLLLARHPEGLTGDQLSVLLYGEREMRPVTLRAELSRLRQLVGTLLHSRPYRLSRPVETDLSAVDDALTADDMRTALNVYRGPLLPLSEAPGVQRLRGALADRMRSALLGARDPGLLREWSRTPWGEDDLEIWETLVDALPERSPARSAPLATAHRLRAAYGLTGGPPGAAGTQDAVRVATFRQPPRL, from the coding sequence GTGGTCAACCCTTGGCTGGCGATGGAGACCGGAGCCGATCCGGTGGAGCGCACCCGTACGGTGCGCAGGGCCCATGCCGCCTTCCTGGCCGACGGGACCGTCGCGCCGCCGGTCCGCCGGGTGGTCGCCGACTCCTGGCGCCGTTCCGCCGACGCGCACGCGGCGGCGGACGGCGCCGCGCCCATCGATCTGGACGGGGCCACGCTCGGCGCCTACCGGGACGGGCATCCGCTGGCCCGCGTCATGCCGGTCTTCCGGGAGCTGCTGGGCAGCTTCGCGCAGGACGGTGCCCATCTGCTGGCCGTCTGCGACTCCCAGGGACGGCTGCTGTGGGTGGAGGGGCACCGCGGGGTGCGGCGCAGTGCCGAGCGGATGAACTTCGTCGTCGGCGCCCGCTGGGACGAGCGGCACGCCGGCACCAACGCCCCCGGTACCGCCCTCGCCGCCGATCACCCCGTACAGATCTTCGCCGCCGAGCACTACAACCGGCAGGTGCAGCGCTGGAGCTGCGCCGCCGCCCCGTTGCACGATCCACGGACCGGCCGGCTGCTGGGCGCGGTGGACATCACCGGCGGGGACCATGTGGCAAGCCCGCACAGCCTGGCTCTGGTGCAGGCCACCGCCCGCGCCGCGGAAGCCCATCTCGCGTCGGGCGTACCGGAGTTGGGCGTCTGCCTGTCGGCGCTCGGCCGGGACGAGGCGCTGCTGGTCATGGACGGGGAGCGGCTGCGCCTCGGCCGCCGGCACAGCGAGATCATGCTGCTGCTGGCCCGGCATCCCGAGGGACTGACGGGCGATCAGCTCTCGGTGCTGCTGTACGGCGAGCGCGAGATGCGCCCGGTGACCCTGCGGGCCGAGCTGTCCCGTCTGCGGCAGCTCGTCGGCACGCTGCTGCACTCCCGCCCGTACCGGCTCAGCAGGCCCGTAGAGACCGATCTGAGCGCGGTCGACGATGCCCTGACGGCCGACGACATGCGCACCGCGCTGAACGTCTACCGCGGGCCGCTGCTGCCGCTGTCGGAGGCGCCCGGCGTCCAGCGGCTGCGCGGCGCGCTGGCCGACCGCATGCGCTCCGCGCTGCTCGGCGCCCGCGATCCCGGTCTGCTGCGCGAGTGGTCGCGCACCCCCTGGGGCGAGGACGACCTGGAGATCTGGGAGACCCTGGTCGACGCCCTGCCGGAGCGCTCCCCGGCCCGCAGCGCACCGCTCGCCACCGCGCACCGGCTGCGCGCGGCGTACGGCCTGACCGGCGGCCCCCCTGGTGCGGCGGGTACGCAGGACGCCGTGCGCGTCGCAACGTTCAGGCAACCTCCCCGGCTTTAG
- a CDS encoding aldehyde dehydrogenase family protein: MARYASPGSADAVMSYLPRYDHWIGGEYVAPALGRYFENPTPVNGTPFTEVARGTAEDVERALDAAHAAAPGWARTAAAERATVLNKIADRMEQHLEALAVAESWENGKPVRESLAADIPLAIDHFRYFAGAIRAQEGSLSEIDEDTVAYHFHEPLGVVAQIIPWNFPILMATWKLAPALAAGNAVVLKPAEQTPASIHFWMSLIADLLPPGVVNIVNGFGAEAGKPLASSPRVAKVAFTGETTTGRLIMQYASEHLRPVTLELGGKSPNIFFDDVSSAADDFHDKALEGFTMFALNQGEVCTCPSRALIQRGHYQDFLAAGVARTEKIVQGHPLDTDTMIGAQASNDQLEKILSYLDIGQKEGARILTGGSRAELGGELEGGYYVRPTIFEGNNEMRVFQEEIFGPVVAVAPFSNFDDAIGIANDTLYGLGAGVWTRDGSTAYRAGRAIQAGRVWTNCYHAYPAHAAFGGYKQSGIGRENHKMMLDHYQQTKNLLVSYSAKKLGFF; this comes from the coding sequence ATGGCCCGCTACGCCAGCCCGGGTTCCGCCGATGCCGTGATGAGCTATCTGCCCCGCTACGACCACTGGATCGGCGGGGAGTATGTGGCGCCCGCCCTGGGCCGGTACTTCGAGAACCCGACCCCGGTCAACGGAACGCCGTTCACCGAGGTCGCCCGTGGCACCGCCGAAGACGTCGAACGCGCCCTGGACGCGGCGCATGCGGCCGCCCCCGGCTGGGCCCGCACGGCCGCCGCCGAACGCGCCACCGTCCTCAACAAGATCGCCGACCGGATGGAACAGCATCTGGAGGCCCTGGCGGTCGCGGAGAGCTGGGAGAACGGCAAGCCCGTACGGGAGTCGCTGGCGGCCGATATCCCGCTCGCCATCGACCACTTCCGCTACTTCGCGGGCGCCATCCGCGCCCAGGAGGGCTCGCTGTCGGAGATCGACGAAGACACCGTCGCCTACCACTTCCACGAGCCGCTCGGAGTGGTCGCCCAGATCATCCCCTGGAACTTCCCCATCCTGATGGCCACCTGGAAGCTCGCCCCGGCCCTGGCCGCGGGCAACGCGGTGGTCCTCAAGCCGGCCGAACAGACCCCCGCCTCGATCCACTTCTGGATGAGCCTGATCGCGGACCTGCTGCCGCCGGGCGTCGTCAACATCGTCAACGGCTTCGGCGCCGAGGCGGGCAAGCCGCTGGCCTCCAGCCCCCGGGTCGCCAAGGTCGCCTTCACCGGTGAGACCACCACCGGCCGCCTGATCATGCAGTACGCCTCCGAGCATCTGCGCCCGGTGACGCTCGAACTGGGCGGCAAAAGCCCCAACATCTTCTTCGACGACGTCTCCTCCGCCGCGGACGACTTCCACGACAAGGCCCTCGAAGGCTTCACCATGTTCGCCCTCAACCAGGGCGAGGTGTGCACCTGTCCGTCCCGGGCGCTCATCCAGCGCGGGCACTACCAGGACTTCCTGGCGGCCGGCGTGGCCCGTACGGAGAAGATCGTCCAGGGCCACCCCCTGGACACCGACACCATGATCGGCGCCCAGGCCTCCAACGACCAGCTGGAGAAAATCCTCTCCTACCTGGACATCGGCCAGAAGGAGGGCGCCCGCATCCTCACCGGCGGCTCCCGTGCCGAACTCGGCGGCGAACTGGAAGGCGGCTACTACGTCCGCCCGACGATCTTCGAGGGCAACAACGAGATGCGGGTCTTCCAGGAGGAGATCTTCGGCCCGGTGGTGGCCGTGGCCCCCTTCAGCAACTTCGACGACGCCATCGGCATCGCCAACGACACCCTCTACGGCCTCGGCGCAGGCGTCTGGACCCGCGACGGCTCCACCGCCTACCGCGCGGGCCGCGCCATCCAGGCCGGCCGCGTATGGACCAACTGCTACCACGCCTACCCGGCCCATGCGGCCTTCGGCGGCTACAAGCAGTCCGGGATCGGCAGGGAGAACCACAAGATGATGCTGGATCACTATCAGCAGACGAAGAACTTGTTGGTGAGCTATTCGGCGAAGAAGCTGGGGTTCTTCTAG